GATGTGTCTCGGTCAATGCGATGCACCAGTTCTAGAAAGCGTGCATCAGGACGCAAAGCTCTTAGCGCTTCAATAGCACCAAACTTCAAACCACTGCCACCGTGTACCGCAGTACCTGATGGCTTGTTCAAGATCAGCATATGATCATCTTCGTAGATGATGGCACTTTCCAGCGCAGCGACCTTGTTTAATTTGGTACTCACTGGTGCAGGTGCTTCTTCACCACTCACTTTCACTGGTGGCACACGAACAACGTCTCCTGCTTGGAGCTTGTATTCCGCCTTAACGCGCTTTTTGTTCACACGAACCTCACCTTTACGTAAGATTCGGTAAATCATGCTTTTAGGCACTTCTTTAAGTTGATTGCGCAAGAAGTTATCAATGCGCTGGCCCGCCATATCATCATCGATATCAACGAACTTTACTTGGGTTTTGATCTCGTTCATGGGCGGCATTCTACCACCGATAGCAAATCGTCTCCAACGCCATTTATTGTTAAATTATCCTTAGAAAATCGGTGAATTTTGACCAATAAAACTGCAATAAATCCCCTCTAGAAAAAGCTGTGAATAAATAGTGGGCTATTTTTCAACCAACTTGATGGTGCAATTTGTCCAGGCTACGTTTTTACAGGCTTTGCAAGCGATAATAACTTGCGCAAACCGTGCTTTTTTCACCACAAATCGATAATGCTGATTGCCGTGTTTTCATAGCACTGCTATAGTTCACTGCTGTAATCGCTCAATTGTTTAATTTTTGTACATTAATCATTGAGTGACCAACACTAGCAATATGAGTAGAAGACTTCTCAACCTCTATGCCGCAATTGGCGTAAGACATACAGGCAGAAGTATCAAATGTCGCTCTACTCACCTTACCCAAGAAGAGTTTTACCGCTAAAAAATGCGGGTCACGTCATTAAGGTGATGTGACTACTGAGTGTCCGCGAGCATCCCTTCCAGCCGCGACGGTTGCAATTGTAAAACCATGGGATCTGACATCTGGGCAAGTTGCTAGGCGACAGTTGAAAAAGAAAATAACGATAAAGACAACGAGATTTATTCAAAATGAAAAGAATGTTAATCAACGCGACTCAAAAAGAAGAGTTGCGTGTCGCTTTGGTCGACGGCCAGCGACTTTTCGATCTAGATATCGAAAGTCCAGGCCATGAGTCGAAGAAAGCGAATATCTACAAAGGACGTATCACCCGTATCGAACCAAGCTTGGAAGCAGCTTTCGTAGATTACGGTGCAGAACGCCACGGTTTCCTGCCTCTTAAAGAAATTGCCAAAGACTACTTCCCTGAAGGTTACACCTATCAAGGCCGCCCAAGCATTAAAGAAGTGCTGAAAGAAGGCCAAGAGGTGATCATTCAGGTAGAAAAAGAAGAACGTGGCAACAAAGGTGCGGCACTGACCACCTTTATTTCTCTAGCAGGTAGCTACCTTGTTCTGATGCCTAACAATCCTCGTGCTGGTGGTATTTCTCGCCGTATCGAAGGTGATGAGCGTACTCAACTAAAAGCTGCACTTAGCACGCTTGAACTGCCACAAGGTATGGGCCTAATCGTTCGTACTGCCGGTGTTGGTAAAAGCGCTGAAGAGCTAGAGTGGGACTTGAATGTACTTCTAAACCATTGGAGTGCAATCAAAGAAGCGTCTGACTCTAATCCTGCTCCGTTCCTTATCCACCAAGAAAGTAACGTTATTGTTCGCGCAATTCGTGACTACTTGCGTCGTGATATCGGTGAAATCCTAATCGATAGCAACACCATATTTGATCGTGCTAAACAGCACATCCAATTGGTGCGTCCTGACTTCATCAACCGTGTTAAAAAATACGACGGTGAAGTGCCACTATTTAGCCACTACCAAATCGAAAGCCAGATCGAATCTGCGTTCCAGCGTGAAGTTCGCCTGCCTTCAGGTGGCTCAATTGTTATCGACCCAACAGAAGCATTGACCTCTATCGATATCAACTCTGCTCGTGCAACTAAGGGCGGTGATATTGAAGAGACAGCACTCAACACTAACCTTGAAGCGGCGGACGAAATTGCACGTCAATTGCGCCTTCGTGACCTAGGTGGTCTAGTGGTTATCGACTTCATCGATATGACGCCAGTTCGTCACCAGCGTGAAGTAGAAAACCGCCTACGCGAAGCAGTGCGTATGGACCGTGCACGTGTGCAGATCGGCCGTATCTCTCGCTTTGGTCTTCTTGAGATGTCTCGTCAGCGTTTGAGCCCTTCTCTAGCGGAAGCAAGCCACCATATCTGTCCTCGCTGTAGCGGTACAGGTGTTGTACGTGACAATGAATCTCTAGCGCTATCAGTGCTTCGTCTTATCGAAGAAGAAGCGCTAAAAGACAATACCTCGCAAGTACTTGCTGTGGTTCCTGTCTCTATCGCTTCTTACCTGCTTAACGAAAAGCGTCGCTCTATCAACCACATTGAGAAAGCTCAAGGCGTTAAGCTAACTATCGTTCCTAACTCAGACATGGAAACACCTCATTTTGAAGTGATCCGTGTTCGTGACGGTGAAGAGCAAGATCTTCTTTCATACCTACTTCCTAAGAAGCTAGACGCTATGAAAGAAGCTGAAGCGAAAGAAGTGCCAGAAACAGATATCAAACCTAAGAAACTTGAAGAGCCTGCTCTGCAAGGGTTTGCTGCACCAGCGCAGAATGCTCCAGCCCCTGCGCCAAAAGCTGCACCAGCACCAGTGAAAGAAGCGAAAGCACCTGAAGTTGCACAAGCATCTCAACCAGGCATTATTGGTCGATTCTTTAAGGCATTAGGCAGCTTCCTATTCGGTTCTGGTGAAGAAGCGAAGAAAGAAGAAGAGAAAAAAGAGCAAGAAGCGAAGCCACGCCGCAACGATCGTCAACGCCGCGACCGTAAAGATCAGCGTGACAACCGCCGCCGTTCTAACAACCGTAATAAAACTCAACGCAACGACCGTAATGATCGTCGTCGTAATGACGAACGTCGTAACGATGAGAGCCAAGTAGAGAACAAGCGTAACAAGGCAGCTGAAAGCTCACAAAACCGTAACGACAAGCGTCGTCAAAACCGTAAGTCGAAAGACCAAGCGGAGAAGCAAGACCAAACCAATTCCAAACTAATGGAAAAAGGTAAGCAACTTGCTCAAGACGCACAAACCACAGACAAGCCAGCGAAGTCTGAGAAGAAGGCTGAGCAAGTTAAAGAACGTCGTCAACGCCGTAAGCTGAACAAGCAAGTACGTGTTAAAGACCAACAAGCGAAGAAAGACGCCGAAGTTAAGCAGGAGCTAGAAACGGCTCAAGCACCGGTTGAACAAGTAGCCAAAGCAGAAGGTGAAGAACAGCAGCAACGTCGTAGTCGCCGTTCTCCACGTCACCTACGTGCGAATGGTCAACGTCGTCGCCGCGGTCGTGACCGTCGCCCTAACCCGTTCCGCCTACGTAAAGGTGGTGTTGCCTCTCCAGAGATGGCAATGGGTAAAGTAATGCCTAAGTACGACCTTCCGAAACCTAAAGCCGCTAAACCTAAGAAGCAGCATGAGGTGAAAGAAGAAGTCGCAGTAGAAGTAACACCGATTCTAAGCGGTTTTGCTTGTCCTGAAATGGCGATGGGCAAAGTGATCGTGCGTCGTGAAGAAGCGCAAGCACCAGTGGTTAACGAAACTTTCGTTGAAGCGGTTGCTGAAGCGGTTGTAGACGCCGTGGTTGAAGTGCCAGAACTTGAGCAAGCAGAATCAGTTCAAGTTGTCTCAGCGCCAGTGGAAGCAACAGAGACTGTTGAAGCTCAACCTGAACAAACGCCTACTGTTGAAGCACAGCCTGTAGCAGAAGAGCAAGCACCAGTGGCTGCTCAAGAAGCGCCGCAAGCTAAGCCTTCATACAAAGGCCACGCATCAGCAGCTATGGCTAGTGCACCTGGTACTAACCAGTTTAAAGAGATCGAAGTGATTGCAGCGCCGTTCCGTGAAGAGCGCATGCAACCAATCGGTGCTGGTAGTCAATCAGCACGCTCTCAAGCAGGTTCAGCGATGTCGAGCACACTAAGCTAAGTTATCGCTTACCCTTAAATACAAAGCCGCATCAGATGATGCGGCTTTTTTGTTGTTCACCAATAATTACCCCAAGTTTGTTGCGCAGCCCTGAAAGAAGATTGAACTTCTTCACACTTTTAGGTAGCATGCGCCAGCTTGCATCTTATTGACTGCATAACAATACTTACAAGGAATCAT
This portion of the Vibrio sp. SCSIO 43136 genome encodes:
- the rne gene encoding ribonuclease E, with the translated sequence MKRMLINATQKEELRVALVDGQRLFDLDIESPGHESKKANIYKGRITRIEPSLEAAFVDYGAERHGFLPLKEIAKDYFPEGYTYQGRPSIKEVLKEGQEVIIQVEKEERGNKGAALTTFISLAGSYLVLMPNNPRAGGISRRIEGDERTQLKAALSTLELPQGMGLIVRTAGVGKSAEELEWDLNVLLNHWSAIKEASDSNPAPFLIHQESNVIVRAIRDYLRRDIGEILIDSNTIFDRAKQHIQLVRPDFINRVKKYDGEVPLFSHYQIESQIESAFQREVRLPSGGSIVIDPTEALTSIDINSARATKGGDIEETALNTNLEAADEIARQLRLRDLGGLVVIDFIDMTPVRHQREVENRLREAVRMDRARVQIGRISRFGLLEMSRQRLSPSLAEASHHICPRCSGTGVVRDNESLALSVLRLIEEEALKDNTSQVLAVVPVSIASYLLNEKRRSINHIEKAQGVKLTIVPNSDMETPHFEVIRVRDGEEQDLLSYLLPKKLDAMKEAEAKEVPETDIKPKKLEEPALQGFAAPAQNAPAPAPKAAPAPVKEAKAPEVAQASQPGIIGRFFKALGSFLFGSGEEAKKEEEKKEQEAKPRRNDRQRRDRKDQRDNRRRSNNRNKTQRNDRNDRRRNDERRNDESQVENKRNKAAESSQNRNDKRRQNRKSKDQAEKQDQTNSKLMEKGKQLAQDAQTTDKPAKSEKKAEQVKERRQRRKLNKQVRVKDQQAKKDAEVKQELETAQAPVEQVAKAEGEEQQQRRSRRSPRHLRANGQRRRRGRDRRPNPFRLRKGGVASPEMAMGKVMPKYDLPKPKAAKPKKQHEVKEEVAVEVTPILSGFACPEMAMGKVIVRREEAQAPVVNETFVEAVAEAVVDAVVEVPELEQAESVQVVSAPVEATETVEAQPEQTPTVEAQPVAEEQAPVAAQEAPQAKPSYKGHASAAMASAPGTNQFKEIEVIAAPFREERMQPIGAGSQSARSQAGSAMSSTLS